From the genome of Nitrobacter sp. NHB1, one region includes:
- a CDS encoding thermonuclease family protein, with the protein MRRAQALTAIIAHLLALTAARAEAPASRWFPVPANALYLTGDSWSDAGVTYRLYGVQSCLRGTSFTNAHGLQRDCGEASLAMLVALTRDLRPQCYDAAEQAQTRTVFVFCVATRVTGAGAGSRIDLGTALIATGFAFAALKPDGQPVHAPYFVAQLVAQRAKAGLWAFSDLPDPNAIILRALNQQTPPPSPRATTSSPPPQTP; encoded by the coding sequence ATGCGGCGAGCGCAAGCCCTCACCGCGATCATCGCGCATTTGTTGGCGCTCACTGCGGCACGTGCAGAAGCGCCTGCCTCCCGTTGGTTTCCCGTCCCCGCGAACGCCCTCTATCTGACCGGCGACAGTTGGTCTGATGCTGGCGTCACCTACCGTCTCTACGGTGTGCAATCCTGCCTTCGCGGTACCAGCTTTACCAACGCGCACGGCCTTCAGCGCGATTGCGGCGAGGCCTCGCTTGCGATGCTGGTGGCGCTGACGCGAGATCTGCGCCCGCAATGCTACGACGCCGCCGAACAGGCTCAGACCAGAACCGTCTTCGTCTTCTGTGTCGCGACCCGCGTGACTGGCGCCGGCGCCGGGTCGCGGATCGATCTCGGCACGGCCTTGATCGCGACCGGATTCGCCTTCGCGGCCCTGAAGCCGGACGGGCAGCCGGTCCACGCGCCCTATTTCGTCGCGCAGCTTGTCGCGCAACGCGCTAAGGCCGGGTTGTGGGCATTTTCGGACCTGCCTGATCCGAACGCCATCATCCTGCGCGCCCTGAATCAGCAAACCCCGCCCCCTTCGCCCCGAGCGACGACGTCATCCCCGCCACCGCAAACACCCTGA
- a CDS encoding thermonuclease family protein translates to MQPRKLVLGMVWGFAVFNSHAGTAQTPAASPGVYSPKAAVQSPPLRVEVIDGTRFRDIETHEAYRLYGIDTCAPDQSARLGRQAWPCGTMATAWLVTATLNTWLACATLRDDEAGEHLVRCAAAGHQDIAADMIREGVAVVSPATQDDPGIRSYALAEQNARKAYRGLWSSTFQMPWQWRAGRNSNRQPMARDEATP, encoded by the coding sequence ATGCAGCCGCGTAAGCTCGTCCTTGGGATGGTGTGGGGCTTTGCGGTCTTCAACAGCCACGCGGGGACGGCTCAAACGCCCGCCGCCTCACCTGGCGTTTATTCTCCCAAGGCTGCCGTCCAATCGCCGCCGTTGCGCGTCGAGGTGATCGATGGCACGCGCTTTCGCGATATCGAAACGCACGAAGCCTATCGGCTCTACGGAATCGACACCTGCGCTCCCGATCAATCCGCACGCCTCGGCCGCCAGGCCTGGCCGTGCGGGACGATGGCCACGGCGTGGCTCGTGACCGCGACGCTCAACACATGGCTCGCCTGCGCCACGCTACGCGACGACGAGGCTGGCGAACATCTGGTGCGTTGTGCCGCCGCCGGCCATCAGGATATTGCCGCGGACATGATCCGAGAAGGCGTGGCCGTGGTGTCGCCGGCGACGCAAGATGACCCTGGGATTCGCAGCTATGCGCTGGCCGAGCAGAATGCGCGCAAAGCCTACCGAGGCCTTTGGTCGAGCACCTTCCAGATGCCATGGCAGTGGCGCGCCGGCCGTAATAGCAACCGGCAGCCGATGGCGCGTGACGAGGCGACGCCATGA
- a CDS encoding lytic transglycosylase domain-containing protein, giving the protein MSIRIAAIGFSVLAALGGAHAQDSAKPARLAAVDAAGRVLPLETRSASIDRIDSAFAAVAPCAGVKAMAPAEASALVTRIATEENFYPDFVQAVAKNESHFNSIALSDKGAFGLMQLKAETAKRFKVDLCDPADNVRGGVRFLRALHEKYRNPFFILAAYNAGEGAVEENRGVPPFPETVRFVAQVINDFYVWPAPGGSARRDGRSPIGQPDVIEPGAPSAASPTKAAPQARWNDGFVMHVD; this is encoded by the coding sequence ATGTCGATTCGCATTGCAGCGATCGGGTTCAGCGTCCTGGCGGCTCTCGGCGGCGCGCACGCGCAGGATTCCGCCAAGCCGGCCCGGCTCGCTGCCGTCGATGCCGCGGGCCGCGTGCTTCCGCTCGAAACGCGATCGGCATCGATCGATCGCATCGATAGCGCCTTTGCCGCCGTTGCGCCGTGCGCGGGCGTCAAGGCAATGGCGCCCGCCGAGGCGAGCGCCCTCGTCACGCGCATTGCAACGGAGGAGAATTTCTATCCCGATTTCGTCCAGGCGGTCGCCAAGAACGAAAGCCACTTCAATTCGATCGCACTTTCGGACAAGGGCGCATTCGGCCTGATGCAGTTGAAAGCTGAGACCGCGAAACGCTTCAAGGTCGACCTCTGCGATCCCGCCGACAACGTCCGAGGCGGGGTTCGCTTTCTCCGGGCGCTGCACGAGAAGTATCGAAATCCGTTTTTCATCCTCGCGGCTTACAATGCCGGCGAGGGCGCGGTGGAAGAGAACCGCGGCGTCCCCCCGTTCCCCGAAACAGTACGCTTCGTCGCGCAGGTCATCAACGACTTCTACGTCTGGCCCGCACCAGGCGGCTCAGCCCGCCGCGATGGGCGCAGCCCGATCGGACAGCCGGACGTGATCGAGCCGGGAGCGCCAAGCGCAGCTTCGCCGACCAAAGCGGCGCCGCAGGCGCGCTGGAACGACGGATTCGTCATGCATGTCGACTGA
- a CDS encoding acyl-homoserine-lactone synthase, whose translation MLMVIPGSDISRHAWLMDRVFRFRHSIFVDEKGWMDLRQPDGLERDRFDDVHAIHQICLRGDDIVGYQRLLPTTRPHLLSDVLTELCHRRPPRGPRVFEWTRFCVAPSSREMRPRADGPFLELAQGVVEWGMAHRVDTVTVAIDWRLMVIAMQLRFFVRPLGFPKRIGRDEVVALRMSFNRETLATIRQARGCADPMLPDLPLPTAA comes from the coding sequence ATGCTCATGGTCATTCCTGGCTCGGACATCAGTCGGCACGCCTGGCTGATGGATCGAGTCTTCCGTTTCCGTCATTCGATCTTTGTCGACGAGAAGGGCTGGATGGACCTGCGCCAGCCGGACGGCCTGGAGCGCGACCGCTTCGACGATGTTCATGCGATCCACCAGATCTGCCTTCGTGGCGACGACATCGTCGGGTATCAGCGTCTTCTGCCGACAACGAGGCCGCATCTACTCAGCGACGTCTTGACCGAACTGTGTCATCGCCGGCCGCCGCGCGGACCGCGCGTCTTCGAGTGGACGCGCTTTTGTGTCGCCCCTAGCAGCCGCGAGATGCGCCCGCGTGCGGACGGCCCCTTTCTCGAGCTCGCGCAAGGCGTCGTCGAATGGGGGATGGCACACCGGGTCGACACTGTCACGGTCGCGATCGATTGGCGTCTGATGGTGATCGCCATGCAGTTGCGGTTCTTCGTACGACCTCTGGGATTTCCTAAGCGCATCGGCCGCGATGAAGTGGTCGCGCTGCGCATGTCCTTCAATCGCGAAACGCTCGCCACGATCCGCCAGGCACGCGGATGTGCCGACCCGATGCTTCCAGATCTACCGCTGCCGACGGCGGCCTAA
- a CDS encoding single-stranded DNA-binding protein, with protein sequence MRTTNLFILRGRVGQAPKAFNKAAKINVATDRAWADGKGERREETDWVTVTILNEKAAEWTIANVAKGDAVYAECRIADGSYKKDGETVYTTDIIANVFHKLDLGSRDDAAA encoded by the coding sequence ATGAGAACGACCAATCTTTTTATCCTGCGCGGCCGCGTCGGTCAGGCCCCGAAGGCCTTCAACAAGGCAGCCAAGATCAACGTCGCGACCGACCGCGCCTGGGCCGACGGCAAGGGAGAACGGCGCGAGGAGACAGACTGGGTGACCGTCACGATCCTCAATGAGAAGGCCGCTGAATGGACGATCGCGAACGTCGCCAAAGGCGACGCGGTTTATGCCGAATGCAGAATTGCCGACGGGTCCTACAAGAAGGACGGTGAAACCGTCTACACGACCGACATCATCGCCAACGTCTTCCACAAGCTCGATCTCGGATCGCGCGACGATGCAGCCGCGTAA
- a CDS encoding TrbC/VirB2 family protein: protein MRRSLSRWPLAGALLVMSIADAAAQSSGGTLQPVQSTLTQLVSALTGPIATALATLAVIACGFFAWSGRLTWGIAGSVIFGIVLVFGSAQIVQFFQSAVGQ, encoded by the coding sequence ATGAGAAGATCGTTGTCGCGCTGGCCCCTTGCCGGAGCGCTCTTGGTGATGAGCATCGCCGACGCCGCGGCGCAGTCGAGCGGTGGAACGCTGCAACCGGTGCAGTCGACATTGACCCAACTGGTGTCGGCGCTGACCGGGCCGATCGCGACCGCGCTTGCCACGCTTGCCGTCATCGCCTGCGGCTTCTTCGCCTGGTCCGGTCGACTGACCTGGGGCATCGCCGGCAGCGTCATTTTCGGGATCGTGCTGGTGTTCGGCTCCGCGCAGATCGTCCAGTTCTTTCAATCGGCGGTCGGGCAATGA
- a CDS encoding type IV secretion system protein VirB3 has translation MTENELEDPLITPLVKALTRAPTLMGVPYMYFMFSGVVSSVCFLISHNLFMLLVAIPLHLFGFVMTLRDDRIFEILFVKSMKCPPRSRAFWAADSYSA, from the coding sequence ATGACAGAAAACGAGCTGGAGGACCCGCTGATCACGCCCCTCGTCAAGGCGTTGACGCGTGCCCCGACGCTGATGGGCGTGCCGTACATGTACTTCATGTTCAGCGGCGTGGTCTCGAGCGTATGCTTTCTCATCTCACACAATCTCTTCATGCTGCTGGTTGCGATCCCGTTGCACCTGTTCGGCTTCGTGATGACGCTGCGTGACGACCGGATCTTCGAAATCCTGTTCGTCAAATCCATGAAATGTCCGCCCCGCTCGCGCGCCTTCTGGGCCGCCGACAGCTACTCAGCGTGA